A single window of Loxodonta africana isolate mLoxAfr1 chromosome 10, mLoxAfr1.hap2, whole genome shotgun sequence DNA harbors:
- the LOC135232520 gene encoding olfactory receptor 11H6-like, protein MTSEAKNLSHTVTEFILLGFRCRWEIQQFLFSIFFVMYILTLFGNMAIVCAVPWDHRLHTLMYILLGNFSFLEICYVNSDVPNMLVNFFSKTKTISFSQCLLQLYFFFSLGTTECLFLSVMAYDPFLAICHLLYYLTVMTNKFCGSLVIFCWVYGFLWFLIPVILVTQLPFCGSNVIDDFLCDLGPLLDLASACVPIPRTALICGAMSSLLIFATFFYIIGSYTLVLRDVMQVPSAAGQKKAFSTCSSQLAVVFLFCGSVKITYVSPGSGQGEGMQKFTTFFYSVSTPFSTP, encoded by the coding sequence ATGACCTCAGAAGCCAAAAATTTGTCTCACACTGTGACTGAGTTCATCCTCTTGGGCTTCCGTTGCCGCTGGGAAATACAGCAATTCCTCTTTTCCATATTCTTTGTGATGTACATCCTGACTCTCTTTGGAAACATGGCCATTGTGTGTGCAGTGCCCTGGGATCACCGGCTCCATACACTCATGTACATCCTGCTGGGCAACTTCTCCTTCCTGGAGATCTGCTATGTCAACTCTGATGTGCCCAACATGCTGGTCAACTTCTTCTCCAAGACCAAAACCATCTCCTTCAGTCAGTGCCTCCtacagttgtacttcttcttctCACTGGGCACAACTGAATGCTTATTTCTCTCTGTCATGGCCTATGACccattcctggcaatctgccaccTCCTGTACTACCTCACAGTCATGACTAATAAATTCTGTGGCAGCCTGGTCATCTTTTGCTGGGTGTATGGTTTCCTCTGGTTCCTGATCCCAGTGATACTTGTTACTCAACTGCCATTTTGTGGCTCAAATGTTATTGATGACTTTCTGTGTGACCTGGGTCCTCTGCTAGACCTGGCTTCAGCCTGTGTCCCAATCCCAAGGACTGCTCTCATATGTGGCGCCATGAgttcccttctcatctttgccaccTTTTTCTACATTATTGGCTCATACACGCTGGTGCTCAGGGATGTGATGCAGGTGCCCTCAGCTGCTGGCCAAAagaaggccttctccacctgctccTCCCAGCTGgctgtggtgtttctgttctgTGGATCTGTCAAGATAACCTATGTGAGCCCTGGGTCAGGACAAGGAGAGGGCATGCAGAAGTTCACTACTTTTTTCTACTCAGTTTCGACCCCATTTTCAACCCCATGA
- the LOC135232568 gene encoding olfactory receptor 11G2-like: MRILKTSNTSGSVSEFILLGFPCRREIQRLLFVLFSLIYLLTLTGNLSIICAMWSSRKLHKPMYILLANFSFLEICYVSSDVPKLLATIISQTKSISYAGCLLQFYFFFSMCAAECLFLSVISFDRFLAIYRPLHYPTVMTHDLCAQLVVFCWAGGFLWLLTPLTLISQVPFCGPNTIDHFLCDLAPLLALSCAPVPGTTLTCDIISSLIIFLTFLYILDTYFCVLRVVLQVPSGSGRHKAFSTCASHLAVVSLFYGSVMVMYVSPGSGDHPRMQKFVTLFYALATPFFNPLIYNFQNKDMKEALKNIPYVFLWEISKGFKS; the protein is encoded by the coding sequence ATGAGGATCCTGAAGACCAGTAATACCTCTGGATCTGTGAGTGAGTTCATCCTCCTGGGCTTCCCCTGCCGCAGAGAGATCCAGAGGCTTCTCTTTGTGCTCTTCTCCCTCATCTACCTCCTGACCCTCACGGGGAACTTGTCCATCATCTGTGCTATGTGGTCAAGCAGGAAACTCCACAAGCCCATGTACATCCTCCTGGCCAACTTCTCCTTCCTGGAGATCTGCTATGTCAGTTCTGATGTGCCCAAATTGTTGGCCACCATCATCTCCCAGACCAAGAGCATCTCCTATGCTGGCTGCCTGCTCCAGTTCTACTTCTTCTTCTCCATGTGTGCTGCTGAATGTTTATTTCTGTCAGTGATATCTTTTGATCGATTTCTTGCTATTTATAGACCTTTGCACTATCCCACCGTAATGACCCATGACTTATGTGCCCAGTTAGTGGTTTTCTGCTGGGCAGGTGGCTTTCTCTGGTTACTGACCCCTTTGACCCTAATATCTCAGGTGCCCTTCTGTGGTCCAAACACCATTGACCATTTTCTCTGTGATCTGGCACCCTTACTGGCATTGTCTTGTGCTCCAGTACCTGGAACTACTCTGACCTGTGATATTATTAGCTCTCTCATTATCTTCCTCACCTTCCTATACATCCTTGACACTTACTTCTGTGTCCTCAGAGTGGTGTTACAGGTACCCTCAGGCTCCGGGAGGCATAAGGCTTTCTCTACTTGTGCCTCCCACCTTGCTGTGGTGTCTTTGTTCTATGGCTCAGTCATGGTGATGTATGTTAGCCCAGGTTCCGGAGATCATCCCAGGATGCAGAAATTTGTGACCTTATTTTATGCTTTGGCAACACCATTCTTTAATCCCCTGATCTATAACTTCCAGAACAAAGATATGAAGGAGGCATTAAAGAATATTCCATATGTATTTTTGTGGGAAATTTCTAAAGGATTCAAGAGttga